The Miscanthus floridulus cultivar M001 chromosome 7, ASM1932011v1, whole genome shotgun sequence genome includes a region encoding these proteins:
- the LOC136463663 gene encoding uncharacterized protein, whose product MRVAPRVLFLVRDAAGYGAALADALRPRPGLTRESSPFELPLGKYGLDGEKASGELLSFSDSSGSPQVTIFVLPDYKPPLAACVVNEVLELISSEATSTERVLIVPFITRSTSYHRGMEHATKASRVLHGAEIGATTDYTYLFVGGTTKPPTSLQIRSEPILCLLEMVRVLKMPTVLLVTSGGQQQGKSSTVSDLEVLQCLGEHLAKHMALEFSKETVLKRGIEKSPIDQEPWRELYG is encoded by the exons ATGCGGGTGGCACCCAGGGTGCTCTTCCTCGTCCGCGACGCCGCGGGCTACGGCGCGGCCCTCGCGGACGCGCTCCGTCCGCGGCCCGGGCTAACGAG GGAGTCCTCGCCCTTCGAGCTCCCGCTCGGCAAGTACGGCCTCGACGGAGAGAAGGCGTCCGGCGAGCTCCTGAGCTTTTCCGATTCCAGTGGCTCTCCACAG GTGACAATTTTTGTTCTGCCAGACTATAAGCCCCCTCTTGCAGCGTGTGTTGTAAATGAGGTCTTGGAACTGATTTCTTCTGAAGCTACCTCCACTGAGCGAGTTCTAATTGTCCCATTCATCACAAGATCGACAAGCTATCATCGTGGGATGGAACATGCAACAAAAGCATCGCGTGTACTTCATGGTGCTGAAATAGGGGCGACAACTGACTATACTTACTTGTTTGTTGGTGGGACCACTAAACCTCCTACATCCTTGCAAATACGTAGTGAGCCAATATTATGTTTGCTGGAAATGGTGCGCGTGTTGAAGATGCCTACAGTTCTTCTTGTCACTTCTGGTGGGCAGCAGCAAGGCAAGAGCTCTACGGTTTCTGATCTTGAG GTACTGCAATGCTTAGGAGAGCACTTGGCCAAGCACATGGCTTTGGAGTTCTCCAAAGAAACTGTTCTCAAGAGAGGGATCGAGAAATCACCAATTGATCAGGAACCCTGGCGCGAGCTGTATGGGTGA
- the LOC136463664 gene encoding uncharacterized protein encodes MRKEIIIRIPVKSDKCQAKAMKVAAAGSGVESVTLAGGDKSLLLVIGDGVDSNKLLKKLKKKVGEAEIVELRTHDTFEAAALPLPGTKQELAAMMAMAAARSPYNNNHHQHQQWQHSYAAAPTSPYSYHYYPSPVGGGYGYGYGYGAGGAAVSSYSRAVARSHPANYSPMVERHDSQPMDHSSSGKRRQTMAVPRHGSGTNSCTIL; translated from the exons ATGAGG AAGGAGATCATAATCCGGATTCCTGTGAAATCCGACAAGTGCCAGGCCAAGGCCATGAAGGTGGCAGCAGCGGGCAGCG GAGTGGAGTCCGTGACGCTGGCCGGCGGCGACAAGAGCCTGCTGCTGGTGATCGGCGACGGCGTGGACTCGAACAAGCTACTGAAGAAGCTCAAGAAGAAGgtgggcgaggcggagatcgtggAGCTGCGGACGCACGACACGTTCGAGGCGGCGGCGCTCCCGCTCCCGGGGACCAAGCAGGAGCTGGCGGCGAtgatggcgatggcggcggcgcggTCGCCCTACAACAAcaaccaccaccagcaccagcagtGGCAGCACAGCTACGCCGCGGCGCCCACAAGCCcgtactcctaccactactacccGTCGCCGGTGGGCGGTGGCTACGGCTATGGCTATGGCTACGGGGCCGGCGGCGCCGCGGTCAGCAGCTACTCGCGGGCGGTGGCGCGGAGCCATCCGGCCAATTACTCGCCGATGGTGGAAAGGCACGACTCCCAGCCCATGGACCACTCCTCCTCGGGAAAGCGGAGGCAGACTATGGCGGTGCCGCGCCATGGCAGCGGCACCAACAGCTGCACCATACTCTAG